Within the Glycine soja cultivar W05 chromosome 3, ASM419377v2, whole genome shotgun sequence genome, the region ATACTAACCTGCCTGGGAGCTGGGTGTCTATCACAAAGGTAAACAAATATTTCACGACAAATGCCAACTAGATCAGCACTGATTATTGCATTTGATTCAAGGGCTAAACCTTTAATAATGGATGTAAAAAGATCTCTAGAAACATATTCAATGAGTTCTGCGTGATTTGTTACTATCGCAAGAACTACCAATGCAGAGCAATATGAAGAAATTTTAGTCACAGCTTCACCGTCTGTCCATGTAAAAGCTTCCAAACACATTCGTAGTGTTGGAAGGGCCAGACCTTCATGCTTTAGAAGGAAACTGTCATATAAAAATTGTGAGAAATAAAGATCACAAACTAAAGTTACAAAATATGAAAGAACTATAATAGATACATATTTCGTAACAGGTGGAAAGCATACCCAACCATGGAGCATGATGCAACTGTATCCAAGTTTTTTAGAGAAGACATATCTAATCGACTAACATGCCCAGATTGTTCCAAAGAAGGGATTCCAGTATTAAGGGGAGGAGAAGCAATGACAGAGAGGAGTGAACACATCTCACGTGTGAGATCCCTCAGAATTGTTTCCTCCATCACTTCCACTTTCAAGTCTGATCCActaagaatgtcatgaacatctGGAACCTTTGCTCTACCATCTTGTAGAAGACTAGACCATGAACAGCTAAGTGCCTGCTGAGCATGGACAAACAATGGGTGTAGAAGCTTTTCCAGCCAAATCTCCCACATATCCAAAGGACAATTTTTAACCAAAGGAATCAAAGTGGAATGAACAAGCTGCCTTATATGCCTGAACTCCATTGACTGTATATTCTCCATTAGTGCAACAGCAACAGAGTGCACAtccaaatatttgaaaaaagaatCCCCAACGGTTGTTGACAAACCCAATACATTATAtctattcatataaaaaaataggatttagtaaaaaaattgaaatgtgcataaagaacaataaaaatgtCATAGATACAGAATTATCTTTTTACAAGGaactttattatcttttttagagATTTGGTGCAAAAACAATATTGAAGGGGAAGATCAATCATATTTGGacaaagataataaattataaatggaAAATAGAAATAAGATATGCACACTTACCCACTGTCTCTGATGCCTTTAAACCAGTTTCGTATATCTGATTCATTGGGTTCAGCATATCCTTCTTTATTCATGTCAACCTTAGATCCATCTGTGACACCCTTTGGTAATTTAGAGTTCCCTTCTCCAAGAAGACTGAACCTCTCAACATCACCCATGACCATTGCAGCTCTGACCTCACCAGGTAAAGCTTGACTTACAGATGGAGACCAAAGGGAATGTATACAGCGCAGTAGCTGGATAATAAGAACATGCTACACTTATTAATACAAAATACTTAGAGAGCAAGATTAAAAGCACAGTGatccttttgttgcaaaatacTACAGGAAACAAAGCACGGCCAGCCTCTTAATGGCAGTATACATACTTTCAAGAGAGGAGTCACCATCCATGATATGTGAGAGGCCATTGGATTTAAAGGAGTTGAGTTTGGTGTTGAGCTGTTTTCTGAATTCCAATTGGCTTTCTTCAATCCACTCCTCTTAAGTGCCCTCTCAAAGAATGTCAATGTATGAAAAATTGACCACATAACAGGCGCATCTGAGCACAACTGAACCAAACCGTGTGGACCTGACAAATATTTATCCTGCCACTCCGATTGTGTCCACTGAATGCTCAAAGGTTCTAGTAACCACCTTAAAACATCTTGTTGCTGTTGGATCCTGAGCCATTTATAGCAATAACAAGAAAAGGTTACTTACAATCAACAGAgtatcaaacaaaaattaacagaATTATCTCTTTTTTGATCCTTACCCAGCAGAAGAAGCCATAACAAGAAAAGCTTCACCTAAAAGATTATGCTCTCCCTGAAGCAAACGACCCTCCCTTTGCAAACATCCCATTGTATCAGCAATACCCTAcatataaaattgataaattaaataaacactATCTCCTTCCAAACTACATTGTAGGCAGTGGGGCAAATTTTCTCTAGAGCATATATGAAGTGTCCAATAATGATTAAAGGAATCAAGAAtgaatattgatttattaacaGTACATAACTGTTCATCTTCAGACAGAGATCAAAATTAATGCACTATCGATGCCTCCTGAAAGACATCTATTGTGGGCTTATACTAACATCTAAATACTACTAACAGTATAGCACCATAGGCCAAACATTGGAGATGCATTTTTGGTAAGAATTTTGAGCATCATCTGTATTCTACATACATAATGGACAGGAAAACCTTGTCAGATAAAACATTAACTTTTCTTTTGTCTTATCTACTCTGGCATATTAAACAAATAACAAAGTCCCAAACCTTTACACATGTTATTTCAAATAAGCTCCAAGAATTTGAGCTTAGGGCCAAACTCAACCCCATGAAACCAGCTTATATGGTGAGGATCGCCCAAGCTTTATAAACTCTATTTAAGCCATATCTCTAATTGATTTAggactaaatacacccccttcaaCGCTACAATTAAGGTAGTCCAAAGAAGCCATAACTCTAAGGCAAACCAAGGTGCCCGCTTTTAAGGTAGCTTTTCAACCCCACCCCCAAATGCCCAGGGCTACAAGCCTAGCGGGTGGCCCAACAATGGATCTAGAATAGGCTCTAATAGCACCTTAAAATTTGTCCAAGCACTATAAGGTCTATGTAAGCCATATCTCTAGTCATGTGGATCTaaatgcccccccccccccccccttcaatGCTGCTGCAATTAAGGCAGCCCAAAGAAGCCACAACTGAGGCAGGCCATGGGTGGCTGTAATTAAAGCGACTTTCCAACATAAGCACATTTATGCAATgtcaatatgaaaaatatgatattatttttattcacatGTCTTAGACAGAAAGAGGACTAAAGTATGAAAACAAGATGAGAATGGACAGAAGACAACACAGTACATGGAAACTGATTTCAATAACAATTTTACCATAACAGCTAACAAATCAAACTATAATTCAATCTTGAAGATATTCATACCAAAATTGCAAAGAACCAAAAAAGAAATGACAAGGATACTTGGTTTGCATAGACTAGACTAATTCATAAATAGATCAAGGTTGCTTGAATTGCATAACAAGCTTTCTCCTCCACACCCCTCCTctataatttcatatataaatgcGTCCCTCTATATATAATAGTCTCATTCAGgtaaaacaagagatcgtttcCATTTATTTGGCACAACCAGCTAATTATAATTTTCCAACAATTGGTGTTTAACGAATGCACCTTCATATGAGGCAAGATGCTTTTGTCAGCAGTTTTTGCTATCCGAATAAATGATGTACAGGTCTGCAGCCTTGCATGCCGTGCATTATGCATTGACATATCCTATCAAGAAACATATAGTTATAAACTTGCCACAAAATTTCTCAATGGTTGAAACTAACATGAAAAGGAGTTGTTGCGGGAACCTTGATTACAAGGGGAATAGATGTTAAaagttcaaataatttattgataacACTGCCAACTGCATCTGGGAAATACTTCAAAAAGGGGCCCATAGCATCCAAATAGTGAACAAGTACTTCAACAAGTGCAGGCTCCGTCCATTTTAAGGAAATAAATTGTTGAAGTAAACCTACAAGACaccataatcataattattacaGAGGTTTAACAAAAAATCTAAAACAGCATAATAtggaaaattaacaaaaataacctTCAAACGTTCTACATAATGCTAACTGAACTTCAGCATTTGCCTTGGTAAAGTCATTTGATCCATCAAAAGCTGCATTTACAACATTCTCTAAAGCCAACTGCATGCTTTCCATCACAGCTAAGTCCTACAGTGAGCAAAGCAGAAACCACACCAGATAATTACATATAAGCTAGAAATGAAGGTGAGGAGCTCAGATGACAATTTTAGAGATCAAAATATCAACAATATAACAGTATATTAAAATTGGAAAAGAAGGTATTTAAACCTGAGTTGGTGCTGATGAAAGCAAGAGACCTTTGATGATTGTATCAATTTTTTCAGAAACTTTAGTAGCAGCTATCAGGGGTTTGTAAAAGGAAACAAACCTAATCAACTCCAACTGTTTTAAGAAACCATTTGTCAGTCAAAAATATTCTGAAAAGGTTAATTTGAATTGAAGCATAAAGGACAATAGATGTAGATTTGGaacaaaaatatacaattaaaatacCAATGCAGAATATTTGAGCATATTCACTGTGTTGATACTAGACCTACATGTGTCTTACTCATAAGCAAAACTTTTAAACTAATATCTGTCTGCTCTCTGTATTTTTCACCTTTCTGGGTTGTGCAAATTGGTCTGGGATTAAAAAGTCAAAATGATCGGTCgcacaattttctttctttgtatcTTTTCACATTTAAATGTCGAAGTATAAGGAATATTGCAAAACCACAAGTGTTTCAATAACTCATGCAATAGGAGACTCCTCAAACCCATGCTGTACTTGAGGTTTACATAAAGTCAATGGAAACATTGCAAGCAATAAACCACTACTTCCAAGTACTATCTTAGAActtcaatatgaaaatattcagtaacataataagttaataacttTCTTACAATACATTCCATAACAGAAATTTTTCCTGTAAACAGAAGGGAAAGAAATTGTATATGATGGAAAATATTATCTGACTTCACATATGCATGTGAGACATACCAGTCTAGAACGATACTGGCTGAAAGTTCCCTTGCCCTCAAAATCGTCACTCCACAACTCTAATGCCCCTAAAGAAATGGCAGTCTCATGCagaattttctctctcttgagCATGCGAGGGAAAGATGTATCTAAAATTGCACCACAAAAATCATCACTCACAAAGCTTAGAGTCTTTTTCTTAGCATTTTCAACTTCTCCAGAACCTGTGCTACTCACAGCTGAACTGTCAGCAGCTGAATGTGTGGAATTTTTTGGCTTTGACATCAAATCCCTCATTAGCACCTACAAGTAAACATTTGAGGAAAGAAATGAgtgatatgaccatttgatacACAGTATTAACTATTGACTAAAAATCATGGAACACCACCAGACAATACTTATGTGCAGTATTCCAACATACCAGCCAGAAGTGCATGGATTGAAAATGAATACCAAACTTGAAATGTTGGAAAAATCCCAGCATCTGGAGAGAAacaagagaaattaaaatgaaaggatAAAGTAAAATTCAAGAAAATGCATGTTCCTGTAAAATAGTAGTAAGATGAAGTAGAAAACTTTCACTTCATGCATAGCAACATAGTGCATAGTTATCCCAGATAATGGCATGGAGCAGCCGATCCCAAAGCCGCTATAGCAAGATAGCAGGATGACTGCTATAATGAAATTTCAAGATATAAATTAAAGGTTTAAATATGCTTATCATACCTAGAAAATAGGTCGTTTTCAATTTACTACCTAAAATTCACTTTTGGTCATCTACGTACCcgacatttttttatgtttcaatttaCTACCTGTCGTTAGTCCCATTTTGTTAAGTGATGACGTGACAAACAAAGTGTCACGTCATCAAGCCAAATCACTAACATATTAGTACCACATCAGTGCCTAATCACTAACGTCATCCAGGTTCTTCCCCTTCTCCAACGGAAAACAACcccgcaccaccaccaccaccaccgtaGGACTGGTTTCTTTGAAAAGCATGGCCTAGGTCAAAAGCCCATTTCATATTATCCAGTTCCATTCTAGATCGAGCGAACCAATTGATCTTTCACTGGGGGGAAAGCTACAGGAACTGCAAAACGGAGAGATCAGAAAAGGAAAGGGTTGTCAATGAAAAGAGCTTGGCTTGGCCGGCCAGGAAGAACCCCGCGCCACCATCGCCGTCCAACAAAATGGGTTAGTGACTAGTCATGCAAGAACCAATGATGTTGTTCCCTGCGTGAGGTGTTGCAAGAtgcgagaatggaggaatcaAGAGTAAGGAATAGCTTCCCGTGATGCCAAAGCTGAAATCGAAACCCATATCTCCAAAGCAAACCCTTGCACACCGTCGTGTTCATTTGTGAAACCCTTCCATCAATCATGGGGGAGAAGAACAAAGATGGGGAGGGGATGGAGAGTTCGTGAGCAAAAAGGGAGAGGGACGAGGAGTGAGCGGCAGCAAGTTAATCAGGGACGGAGAAGAGGTTAAGGATTTGTTGGGTCTTGAAGGGGAAGAACCTTGATGACGTTAATGATTAAGCACTGATGTGACACTAATATGTTAGTGATTCGGCTTGAAGACGTAGCACTTCATTTGCCATGTTATCACTTAACAGAATGGGACTAACGGCAAGTACTAAattgaaacataaaataatGTTGGGTACGTAGATGACCAAAAGT harbors:
- the LOC114407663 gene encoding protein HASTY 1-like, which translates into the protein MEDSVSSSNMNATNVAQAIHTALDWASTPNARQNAVAFLDSIKNGDVRVLANTSFLLVKKSWSSEIRLHAFKMLQHLVRLRWEELRPAEHKNFANLSVDLMSEIADPCENWALKSQTAALVAEVVRREGLNLWQEMLPSLVSLSSKGPIEAELVAMMLRWLPEDITVHNEDLEGDRRRLLLRGLTQSLPEILPLLYTLLERHFTAAMNEAGRKQMDIAKQHAATVTATLNAVNAYAEWAPLSDFAKSGIIHGCGVLLSAPDFRLHASEFFKLVSPRKRPIDASASEFDQAMSSIFQILMNVSREFLYRSGSGPGSMDEGEYEFAEFICESMVSLGSYNLQSIAGDSTILPLYLEQMLGFFQHFKFGIHFQSMHFWLVLMRDLMSKPKNSTHSAADSSAVSSTGSGEVENAKKKTLSFVSDDFCGAILDTSFPRMLKREKILHETAISLGALELWSDDFEGKGTFSQYRSRLLELIRFVSFYKPLIAATKVSEKIDTIIKGLLLSSAPTQDLAVMESMQLALENVVNAAFDGSNDFTKANAEVQLALCRTFEGLLQQFISLKWTEPALVEVLVHYLDAMGPFLKYFPDAVGSVINKLFELLTSIPLVIKDMSMHNARHARLQTCTSFIRIAKTADKSILPHMKGIADTMGCLQREGRLLQGEHNLLGEAFLVMASSAGIQQQQDVLRWLLEPLSIQWTQSEWQDKYLSGPHGLVQLCSDAPVMWSIFHTLTFFERALKRSGLKKANWNSENSSTPNSTPLNPMASHISWMVTPLLKLLRCIHSLWSPSVSQALPGEVRAAMVMGDVERFSLLGEGNSKLPKGVTDGSKVDMNKEGYAEPNESDIRNWFKGIRDSGYNVLGLSTTVGDSFFKYLDVHSVAVALMENIQSMEFRHIRQLVHSTLIPLVKNCPLDMWEIWLEKLLHPLFVHAQQALSCSWSSLLQDGRAKVPDVHDILSGSDLKVEVMEETILRDLTREMCSLLSVIASPPLNTGIPSLEQSGHVSRLDMSSLKNLDTVASCSMVGFLLKHEGLALPTLRMCLEAFTWTDGEAVTKISSYCSALVVLAIVTNHAELIEYVSRDLFTSIIKGLALESNAIISADLVGICREIFVYLCDRHPAPRQVLMSLPNITTHDLVAFEESLTKTFSPKEQKQLTRSLFQLATGNKLKALAAQKTVNIITNVSTRPRPANAPESKVDDGDVVGLAAIM